A genomic stretch from Ureibacillus composti includes:
- a CDS encoding YqeG family HAD IIIA-type phosphatase — MLAKFLLPDEFVNTVYEITPEKLKDLGIKGIITDLDNTLIEWNRPDATEEIAEWMKMLQDAGIKIIIASNNNEERVKRFADPLGIPFIHNARKPLGSAYLSALVKLRLRKNEAAMVGDQMLTDVLGANRQNLYTFLVRPVADSDGLVTKFNRLVERRVFNYLKRKGIKTWEEQ, encoded by the coding sequence ATTTTGGCTAAATTTTTATTACCAGATGAATTTGTTAACACTGTATATGAAATTACGCCTGAGAAATTAAAAGATCTCGGGATTAAAGGTATTATTACGGATTTAGATAATACATTAATTGAATGGAATCGCCCGGATGCTACAGAAGAAATTGCAGAATGGATGAAAATGCTGCAAGATGCAGGTATTAAAATTATTATTGCTTCGAACAACAATGAAGAACGGGTAAAGCGTTTTGCGGACCCTCTTGGAATCCCATTTATTCATAATGCAAGAAAGCCTCTAGGTTCTGCATATTTATCTGCATTAGTTAAATTAAGATTACGAAAAAATGAAGCTGCAATGGTAGGCGATCAAATGCTAACAGATGTGCTAGGTGCAAATCGTCAAAACCTATATACATTTTTAGTGCGTCCGGTAGCAGATTCAGACGGTTTAGTAACGAAGTTTAATCGTCTAGTAGAGCGACGAGTATTTAATTATTTAAAACGAAAAGGTATTAAAACTTGGGAGGAACAGTAA
- the yqeH gene encoding ribosome biogenesis GTPase YqeH, whose translation MIETPSCIGCGAEIQTENPKELGYAPPSALEKETIICQRCFRLKNYNEIQPVSLTDDDFLRILNGLGEQEGLIVKIVDIFDFNGSWLPGLHRFVGKNPVLLVANKADLLPKSVKPTKVVNWLKREAKSLGLQPIDVLLVSAHKGLGMSEVIDAIDTHRQGKDVFVVGCTNVGKSTFINRIIKQATGEGNVITTSHFPGTTLDMIEIPLDDGAALYDTPGIINHHQMAHHIDSSELKFITPKKEIKPKVYQQNEGQTLFIGALARFDFIKGERSAFTIYAANDLPIHRTKLERANSLYAEHKGELLAPPTKEYIDQLPELVRHEFSIKEGKTDVVISGLGWITVQHPNVVVAAHAPKGVEVFIRPSLI comes from the coding sequence ATGATTGAAACACCATCATGTATCGGTTGTGGAGCAGAAATCCAAACAGAAAATCCGAAAGAATTAGGATATGCACCACCTTCAGCTTTAGAAAAGGAAACAATCATTTGCCAACGTTGCTTTCGGTTAAAAAACTATAATGAAATTCAACCAGTAAGTTTAACGGATGATGATTTTTTACGTATATTAAATGGCCTTGGAGAACAAGAAGGTCTTATTGTAAAAATTGTAGACATTTTTGACTTTAATGGTAGTTGGCTACCTGGACTGCATCGTTTCGTAGGAAAAAATCCAGTGCTTCTTGTTGCAAATAAAGCAGATTTATTACCGAAATCAGTTAAGCCTACAAAAGTGGTTAATTGGTTAAAAAGAGAAGCGAAATCGCTTGGACTACAACCGATTGATGTATTACTTGTTAGTGCACATAAAGGTTTGGGGATGAGTGAAGTAATTGATGCAATTGATACGCATAGACAAGGTAAAGATGTTTTCGTAGTGGGTTGTACAAATGTAGGTAAATCAACTTTTATTAATCGAATCATTAAACAGGCAACAGGTGAAGGAAATGTTATTACTACTTCACATTTCCCTGGTACAACATTAGATATGATTGAAATTCCTCTTGATGATGGTGCTGCGCTGTATGATACGCCAGGAATTATTAATCATCACCAAATGGCCCACCATATTGATTCTAGTGAACTGAAATTTATTACGCCGAAAAAAGAAATAAAACCGAAAGTGTACCAACAGAACGAAGGACAAACGTTATTTATTGGAGCTCTTGCTCGATTTGATTTTATTAAAGGTGAACGATCTGCGTTTACAATTTATGCGGCGAATGACCTACCTATTCATCGTACGAAATTAGAAAGAGCAAACAGCCTATATGCAGAACATAAAGGCGAATTATTGGCTCCACCAACAAAAGAATATATCGACCAACTACCTGAATTAGTACGACATGAATTTTCCATTAAAGAAGGTAAGACTGATGTTGTTATTTCAGGGCTAGGATGGATTACAGTACAACATCCAAATGTTGTCGTTGCTGCACACGCTCCAAAAGGTGTAGAAGTGTTTATTAGACCATCATTGATTTAG